In Vicia villosa cultivar HV-30 ecotype Madison, WI unplaced genomic scaffold, Vvil1.0 ctg.000318F_1_1_3, whole genome shotgun sequence, one DNA window encodes the following:
- the LOC131626698 gene encoding uncharacterized protein LOC131626698, protein MGGWRTNGWAWDRFGLDAAGSAGADNMVLNISEMLQHVQPVPEGRDGVIWLADPDYSFTVRSCYDLFNFYHLPRGPDLHLVRVFSLIWKLVIPNKTKFFGWRCFLDRLPTRDLLLYRGIPISSPNVCVFCETEKESLSHIIFCCRFSRLVWKDLASWIGFTEFLFVDVWSSFYDWHSFCKNRQVKPGREGIFWAAICWSLWKVRNGIIFRNGPWSVSDIIWNIKELIWRWSFIGKITRTNYNFYEFLNNPLLYFS, encoded by the coding sequence ATGGGAGGGTGGAGAACGAATGGTTGGGCGTGGGACAGATTTGGTCTGGACGCTGCTGGGAGTGCTGGGGCGGACAACATGGTTCTGAACATTTCGGAAATGTTGCAGCATGTGCAGCCGGTTCCGGAAGGAAGGGACGGCGTCATTTGGTTGGCGGATCCAGATTACTCCTTCACGGTACGTAGTTGTTATGATTTGTTTAATTTCTATCATCTTCCGCGAGGACCGGATCTTCATCTTGTAAGAGTTTTCTCCCTCATTTGGAAATTGGTGATTCCTAATAAAACCAAGTTCTTTGGATGGAGGTGTTTCCTTGATAGGTTACCAACTAGGGACTTACTCTTGTATAGAGGAATTCCTATCTCTTCTCCTAATGTTTGTGTTTTTTGTGAGACGGAGAAGGAGTCTTTGTCCCACATAATTTTTTGTTGCCGTTTTTCTCGCTTGGTTTGGAAAGATTTGGCTTCGTGGATTGGATTTACCGAGTTTCTTTTTGTGGATGTTTGGAGTAGTTTTTATGATTGGCATTCCTTTTGTAAAAATAGGCAAGTGAAACCGGGTAGGGAAGGAATTTTTTGGGCTGCAATATGTTGGTCTTTGTGGAAGGTGAGGAACGGTATAATTTTTCGGAATGGTCCGTGGAGCGTTTCCGACATTATTTGGAACATCAAAGAGCTTATTTGGAGATGGTCCTTCATTGGGAAAATTACCCGAACCAACTACAATTTCTATGAGTTTCTCAATAATCCTTTGTTGTATTTTTCATAG